Proteins from a single region of Bombus vancouverensis nearcticus chromosome 5, iyBomVanc1_principal, whole genome shotgun sequence:
- the LOC143302701 gene encoding putative small nuclear ribonucleoprotein E codes for MSYKGPQKVQKVMVQPINLIFRYLQNRSRVQVWLFENINLRIEGHIVGFDEYMNLVLDDAEEYNLKTKARKPLGRIMLKGDNITLIQNTNPGAN; via the coding sequence ATGTCGTACAAAGGACCACAAAAAGTTCAAAAGGTGATGGTACAGCCCATCAACCTTATATTTCGGTACCTGCAAAATCGTTCGCGCGTGCAAGTATGGTTATTCGAAAACATCAACCTACGAATCGAAGGTCACATCGTTGGATTCGACGAATATATGAATTTAGTACTGGACGATGCTGAGGAATATAATCTGAAGACGAAGGCCAGAAAACCACTTGGACGAATTATGTTGAAAGGCGACAATATAACattaatacaaaatacaaatccAGGGGCAAATTAA
- the LOC117158583 gene encoding BTB/POZ domain-containing protein 9 codes for MGTRAVAVGAAPGAAGVSGEAGLAGVPRLLEDLARLSEDKDTADIVFLLGRDETPVYAHRIILQARCKNFTAAKRIGTPGNPTSVRMLHAHPETFRQFIHYIYTGKIMLQDSGIFEMLGLAQELGVEELWRSCEEHVSATLSPGNACALLTAALDAQERVPGGKGACSSFIERCFAFIGENAVDTVKTTAFCNLPKDALVKLISSDYLGLEEEDVWRAVLNWAKYQAGVTQPTQHWTEEERVRVCQHLSGVINHVRLLLIDSQVFAEEVEPTGAVPIELSLERYEFFNPDRSSGSKPIRYRYAALPNKYAEICTDKRLQPRVSPFLFPGSQILSRDKVGFQRLLNQWYGSPKQSWRLVYRASNHDYSATAFHRHCDGVCPTYVIALGTRGEICGGFSDAPWGKTNAKGHYISSEKAFLFTLTNNQDVPPTKYDIVKKPFAICYHPDIGPIFGAGADLLISSNCNVNKESYSNLPHSYDGEHASNTVLMGDYHFFVVDYEVFTLSHPAPKSTH; via the exons ATGGGAACTAGAGCCGTCGCTGTGGGGGCGGCACCAGGAGCAGCGGGGGTATCTGGCGAGGCAGGTTTAGCCGGCGTACCCAGACTTCTGGAGGACCTGGCTCGACTTTCCGAGGACAAAGACACAGCTGACATTGTCTTTCTGCTAGGAAGGGACGAGACACCGGTGTACGCTCACAGAATTATCCTCCAAGCGAG ATGCAAGAACTTCACAGCCGCGAAGAGGATCGGGACACCTGGAAATCCAACGTCAGTGCGTATGCTACATGCTCATCCGGAGACCTTTCGACAGTTCATTCACTATATATACACAGGCAAG ATTATGCTTCAGGACAGTGGCATCTTCGAGATGTTGGGACTTGCTCAAGAACTAGGAGTCGAGGAACTATGGAGAAGTTGCGAGGAACACGTCTCCGCTACGCTTAGCCCAGGAAACGCGTGTGCTCTTTTGACTGCCGCTCTGGATGCCCAGGAGCGTGTTCCCG GTGGTAAAGGAGCTTGTTCCTCCTTCATCGAAAGATGTTTCGCTTTCATTGGAGAAAATGCTGTAGACACAGTGAAAACAACGGCGTTTTGTAATCTTCCAAAGGATGCACTGGTGAAACTTATCTCTTCGGACTATCTAGGGTTGGAGGAAGAAGATGTTTGGAGAGCTGTACTGAACTGGGCAAAATATCAG GCAGGGGTGACGCAGCCTACTCAACACTGGACAGAGGAGGAACGTGTGAGGGTTTGCCAACATTTATCAGGAGTGATAAATCACGTTCGCCTGCTGCTAATCGACAGCCAGGTCTTTGCGGAGGAAGTAGAGCCAACAGGAGCAGTGCCTATAGAGCTTTCCTTGGAGAGGTACGAATTTTTCAATCCCGATCGATCAAGTGGCTCAAAACCCATAAG ATATAGGTATGCAGCCCTACCAAACAAGTACGCGGAAATCTGTACAGATAAGAGGTTACAACCAAGAGTAAGTCCATTCCTATTTCCTGGGTCGCAAATTCTGTCGCGAGATAAGGTGGGTTTCCAGCGTCTCCTCAATCAGTGGTATGGATCACCAAAGCAAAGTTGGCGTTTGGTATATCG TGCCTCCAATCATGATTACTCTGCAACAGCGTTCCACCGACATTGTGACGGGGTTTGTCCAACATACGTAATTGCGTTG GGAACTCGAGGAGAAATTTGTGGTGGCTTTAGCGACGCACCATGGGGTAAAACGAATGCTAAAGGGCACTACATCTCTTCAGAAAAAGCTTTCTTATTTACTCTGACCAATAACCAAGATGTTCCTCCAACGAAATACGACATTGTAAAGAAGCCTTTTGCAATTTGTTATCATCCGga CATCGGACCAATTTTCGGAGCAGGAGCTGATTTACTAATTTCTAGTAACTGCAACGTGAACAAGGAAAGCTATAGTAATCTTCCCCATAGCTACGATGGAGAACACGCCTCTAACACTGTACTTATGGGAGACTACCATTTTTTTGTAGTAGATTACGAAGTCTTCACCCTCAGCCACCCAGCTCCCAAATCTACTCattaa